From Sediminibacterium sp. TEGAF015, a single genomic window includes:
- a CDS encoding response regulator has translation MIKVLIYEDNPQLREGLTMLIDGSEGFSVVAAYKNCNNAVDEVAAFKPDVILMDIDMPGINGIEGLKNIRATNDQVKILMLTVFDDNKNVFESIKNGANGYILKKTAPARLLEYIAEAASGGAPMSANIATQVLKMFSSMNNSKGEDYNLSDREKQVLQFLVNGYSYKMISSEMFIAIDTVRSHIKKIYEKLHVNSKSEAVAKAFKDKIV, from the coding sequence ATGATTAAAGTACTTATTTACGAAGACAATCCACAGTTAAGAGAAGGATTAACCATGCTGATTGATGGGAGTGAAGGATTTTCTGTGGTAGCAGCATACAAAAACTGTAATAATGCTGTAGATGAAGTAGCGGCATTTAAACCAGATGTGATTTTAATGGACATAGATATGCCCGGCATTAATGGCATTGAAGGATTAAAAAATATTCGAGCCACGAATGACCAGGTAAAAATTTTAATGTTAACTGTTTTTGATGATAATAAAAATGTATTTGAGTCTATAAAAAATGGTGCAAACGGTTATATTCTTAAAAAGACAGCTCCGGCAAGATTGCTGGAATATATAGCGGAAGCTGCGAGTGGAGGAGCCCCAATGAGTGCTAATATTGCTACTCAAGTTTTAAAAATGTTTTCTTCTATGAATAACAGTAAAGGAGAAGATTATAACTTAAGCGATCGGGAAAAACAAGTATTACAATTCCTGGTTAATGGATACAGCTACAAAATGATTTCATCTGAAATGTTTATCGCTATTGACACTGTCAGAAGTCATATCAAAAAAATTTATGAAAAATTGCATGTAAACAGTAAAAGCGAAGCAGTAGCAAAAGCTTTTAAAGACAAAATTGTTTAA